The following proteins come from a genomic window of Helicobacter canadensis MIT 98-5491:
- the acpP gene encoding acyl carrier protein, protein MALFDEVKAVVVEQLNVNEGEVKPESKFVDDLGADSLDVVELVMALEEKFDINVPDEDAEKISTVGDIVAYIEKAKA, encoded by the coding sequence ATGGCATTATTCGATGAAGTAAAAGCAGTTGTGGTAGAACAACTTAATGTAAATGAGGGCGAAGTGAAGCCAGAATCAAAATTCGTAGATGATTTAGGTGCTGATTCTTTAGATGTGGTTGAACTTGTTATGGCATTGGAAGAAAAATTTGACATTAATGTGCCTGATGAAGATGCAGAAAAAATCTCAACTGTGGGTGATATTGTCGCTTATATCGAAAAAGCAAAAGCATAA
- the accA gene encoding acetyl-CoA carboxylase carboxyl transferase subunit alpha encodes MATYLDFEVKIKTLQENIATAQLKNDMHAIEILKKDLEKEVDKVYSHLSDYQKLQLARHPDRPYAMDYIHLILKDSIEIHGDRHFSDDNAIVCFLGKIEEQKVMIIGEEKGRGTKNKIQRNFGMPNPEGYRKALRAAKMAEKFQIPLLMFIDTPGAYPGIGAEERGQSEAIAKNLQEFSQLKIPTIAIVIGEGGSGGALAIGVADRLAMMEYSVFSVISPEGCAAILWNDPSKIENATQALKITPEDLKNAGLIDSIIKEPIIGAHRDKEGAANAIKEYFLNTLEEIKSDTNYLQTRYQKLMSYGSFQ; translated from the coding sequence GTGGCTACCTATTTAGACTTTGAAGTAAAAATAAAAACCTTGCAAGAAAACATTGCAACTGCTCAACTAAAAAACGATATGCACGCCATAGAGATTCTCAAAAAAGACTTGGAAAAAGAAGTCGATAAAGTCTATTCTCATCTTTCAGATTACCAAAAACTCCAACTTGCAAGGCATCCTGATAGACCCTATGCAATGGATTATATCCATTTAATTTTAAAAGATTCTATCGAGATTCACGGCGATAGACATTTTAGCGATGATAATGCCATTGTTTGCTTTTTAGGAAAAATCGAAGAACAAAAAGTTATGATTATTGGCGAAGAAAAAGGCAGAGGGACTAAAAATAAAATCCAAAGAAACTTTGGAATGCCAAATCCAGAAGGATACAGAAAGGCATTGCGTGCAGCAAAAATGGCAGAAAAGTTCCAAATTCCTCTTTTAATGTTTATTGACACTCCTGGTGCCTATCCGGGAATTGGTGCAGAAGAAAGAGGACAAAGTGAAGCTATTGCAAAAAACTTGCAAGAATTTAGCCAACTCAAAATCCCTACCATTGCTATTGTCATTGGCGAGGGAGGAAGTGGTGGTGCTTTAGCCATTGGGGTAGCCGATAGATTAGCAATGATGGAATATTCTGTCTTTAGCGTAATCTCTCCAGAGGGCTGTGCGGCAATTTTATGGAATGATCCAAGCAAAATAGAAAACGCCACACAAGCACTTAAAATCACTCCCGAAGATCTAAAAAATGCAGGTCTCATTGATTCAATTATCAAAGAACCCATTATTGGCGCACACAGAGATAAAGAAGGTGCTGCTAATGCCATTAAAGAATATTTTTTAAACACCCTAGAAGAGATCAAAAGCGACACTAACTATCTTCAAACTCGCTATCAAAAATTAATGTCTTATGGGAGTTTCCAATAA
- a CDS encoding aminoacetone oxidase family FAD-binding enzyme, translating to MNVLWEFPITPKIAIIGAGASGIFCAIQLASLKIPIYLFDKNKILGKKLLATGNGHCNIHNQSLNPSCYQSSSFSPKEIQTILKNFDFNAFKHFCEKIGLFLETKENGKVYPISNSAKSVLEIFTPLLESITLKLEEEILNINQTTHSYCLQSPKDIYAFTHVILACGSEAMPKLGGSDKGLKLAKSLNLEILPTYPSLVPLKVISPKLQNLSGIKLKANITLMEANKALYQTYNDLLFTNYGISGFGVLDTSSYLYQAKNPKILLDLLPTFSTKSLENIFLNLIKAYPNKNATELLSGLLHPKLALHLTQNLKLQLTNTKTIKQTLYALKNLTLDSPSLYGFDNAEVSGGGVSAKEINTTSFECQKLKNLYIIGEMLDIVGNRGGYNLAFAWASAWNCAKAIQNTLKS from the coding sequence ATTAATGTCTTATGGGAGTTTCCAATAACTCCAAAAATTGCCATCATTGGGGCAGGGGCAAGTGGAATTTTCTGTGCAATCCAACTTGCCTCACTTAAAATCCCTATTTACCTTTTTGATAAAAATAAAATACTCGGCAAAAAACTCCTAGCAACAGGAAATGGTCATTGCAACATTCATAACCAATCTTTAAACCCCTCTTGCTATCAAAGCTCAAGCTTCTCCCCAAAAGAAATCCAAACTATTCTTAAGAATTTTGATTTTAATGCCTTTAAACACTTTTGTGAAAAAATAGGTTTATTCCTAGAAACTAAAGAAAATGGAAAAGTTTATCCCATTTCAAATAGTGCAAAATCGGTTTTAGAAATTTTTACACCCTTACTAGAATCAATTACTTTAAAATTGGAAGAAGAGATTCTAAATATTAATCAAACCACCCATTCTTACTGCCTTCAAAGCCCAAAAGACATTTATGCTTTTACGCATGTGATTCTAGCTTGTGGTAGTGAGGCTATGCCTAAGCTTGGCGGAAGTGACAAAGGTTTGAAGTTAGCCAAATCCCTTAATTTAGAGATTCTGCCAACCTATCCTTCCTTAGTCCCACTCAAAGTTATTTCACCCAAACTCCAAAACCTAAGCGGAATAAAACTAAAAGCCAATATTACTTTAATGGAAGCCAACAAAGCCCTTTATCAAACCTATAATGATTTATTATTTACCAACTATGGCATTTCTGGCTTTGGGGTTTTAGACACTTCATCCTATCTCTACCAAGCCAAAAATCCAAAGATTTTACTAGATTTACTTCCCACTTTTTCCACAAAATCACTTGAAAATATTTTTTTAAATCTCATCAAAGCCTATCCCAATAAAAATGCAACTGAACTGCTAAGCGGATTGCTCCACCCCAAACTCGCCTTGCATTTAACCCAAAATCTAAAACTTCAACTCACCAACACCAAAACCATCAAGCAAACACTCTATGCCTTAAAAAATTTGACTTTAGATTCTCCTAGCCTATATGGATTTGACAATGCTGAAGTTAGCGGAGGCGGAGTTAGTGCCAAAGAAATTAACACAACAAGCTTTGAATGTCAAAAATTAAAAAATCTTTATATCATCGGAGAAATGCTAGATATTGTAGGAAATAGAGGTGGCTATAATCTTGCTTTTGCTTGGGCAAGTGCTTGGAATTGTGCCAAAGCAATCCAAAACACCCTTAAATCTTAA
- a CDS encoding YaaA family protein: MWFLFSPSEKKYLHHISETPSKEGFFKNFLAQNLQAVLQQYTHYLKTSNESSLQKLFGAKQIILEELALAQNLFTSPLLDSILRYNGVAYNALDFETLDKKSQSYLKERVLIFSNLFGILRADDKIPYYDLKQGEGFLNFETKKLYRDNQEIFLQFLKKDKEVLDLRAGFYQKCLELPEEFLIYEPLFIKNGKVVSHYAKHYRGILLRECAKKTLASLKDLENMEIQGLRLLEIQTKPYKKSQKIFLTYEVKNA, encoded by the coding sequence ATGTGGTTTTTATTTTCCCCCAGTGAGAAAAAATACCTTCATCATATTTCTGAAACCCCAAGCAAAGAGGGATTCTTCAAAAACTTTTTAGCACAGAATCTCCAAGCAGTTTTACAGCAATACACCCACTATCTCAAAACTAGCAATGAATCCTCACTGCAAAAGCTTTTTGGCGCCAAACAAATTATCCTAGAAGAACTTGCCTTAGCACAAAATCTCTTTACATCGCCACTCCTTGATTCTATATTGCGTTATAACGGCGTTGCCTATAATGCTTTAGATTTTGAAACTTTGGATAAAAAATCCCAAAGCTATCTCAAAGAAAGAGTTTTAATCTTTTCTAATCTCTTTGGAATCTTAAGAGCTGATGATAAGATTCCATACTATGATTTAAAACAAGGCGAAGGATTTTTAAATTTTGAAACCAAAAAACTTTATCGCGATAATCAAGAGATTTTCTTGCAATTTCTTAAAAAAGACAAAGAAGTGCTAGATTTACGCGCTGGATTCTACCAAAAATGCTTAGAATTGCCTGAAGAATTCCTAATCTATGAACCGCTCTTTATCAAAAATGGTAAGGTGGTTAGCCATTATGCCAAGCATTATCGCGGAATCTTGCTAAGAGAGTGTGCTAAAAAAACCCTTGCTTCTCTTAAAGATTTAGAAAATATGGAGATTCAAGGATTAAGATTACTAGAGATTCAAACAAAACCTTACAAAAAAAGTCAAAAAATCTTTTTAACCTATGAAGTAAAAAATGCTTGA
- a CDS encoding 4Fe-4S dicluster domain-containing protein, which yields MAKYAMIHDSVKCIGCQGCTIACRSENAVPDGFFRLKVKMDGPHGVFPNLSFNYVRHSCEMCEHTPCVTVCPTHASFMDEDGIVDIDANKCVGCLYCVVACPYNARYVNPKTNVPDKCNFCKHTHLKQYGEPACVAVCPTDALIFGDLDDPSSPIFNILSTKPFITNKPHLGTKPKLFVIPNNKGGIEL from the coding sequence ATGGCTAAATATGCGATGATTCACGATTCAGTTAAGTGCATTGGTTGTCAGGGTTGCACCATTGCATGTAGGAGTGAAAATGCGGTGCCTGATGGATTTTTTAGGCTTAAAGTAAAGATGGATGGACCTCACGGAGTTTTTCCTAACCTTTCTTTTAATTATGTGCGACATTCTTGTGAAATGTGTGAGCATACGCCTTGTGTTACAGTGTGTCCAACACACGCTTCATTTATGGATGAAGATGGGATTGTGGATATTGATGCTAATAAATGTGTGGGTTGTTTATATTGTGTAGTGGCTTGTCCATATAATGCGCGTTATGTCAATCCTAAAACCAATGTGCCAGATAAATGTAATTTTTGCAAACACACGCATTTAAAGCAATATGGTGAGCCTGCTTGTGTGGCAGTTTGTCCGACTGATGCGTTGATTTTTGGGGATTTAGATGATCCAAGCAGTCCAATTTTTAATATTTTATCCACTAAGCCTTTTATTACAAACAAACCGCATTTGGGAACAAAGCCAAAATTGTTTGTGATTCCAAATAACAAAGGAGGTATTGAGCTATGA
- the phsA gene encoding thiosulfate reductase PhsA produces MSIHRRDFLKGVGISSVALSMPGTLGAFSGKIEGESEFVPSICEMCSTRCPIEARVDDGSKVFIQGNPYSIATGGAVCARGGSGVSQLYDPNRLVNPIMRVGERGEGKWKEVSWEEAYDYIAKKLNEIKEKYGAHTVAFASKTGPEQTFLNQFAYAYGSPNIFDHGNTCPSGYTTALMSVYGNGGVSRDFANCKFMLNFGHNVYEGMVISYARGVTQALENGCKLVSLDPRFSVLSSKASEWIPIRPGGDTAFMIAFLHTLIFEELYDKKFVEKYTTGFDKLKESIKGYTPEKMAKECDIPADKIIALTRECASYAPHCMVDFGHRATFTPEEIEFRRSIAIANALLGNMEVKGGLYFPKGAALYNKIAGEKVAPIIKGSILPKIPEPNYPRIDFVDVKEGEFSKIPKNRGVYSKVYECILSGNPYALKGVFITRSNPVMTVAGADSVVEAIKKLDLFVCVDVYLSDTAQYADIILPESTYLERDEQFLANNGKNPGYQVRQKVVKTIGNTKPSWQIYLELAQKMGYGEAFPYKDIEDFRMKQGYEYPEAMFELKQKGLVSYGIPLLARDQESIKKFVEKYPNSKQFLDSDSEFAEFLKCNTKSGKIELFDETLEKACNRGGLTYRNPNLKGDGDFYFIQGKTAVHTNGHTANVPWLNTLMNDNAVWLNQKVAKKMNLKKGDKIRITSPYGSQIGSVLPTIGIREDTIFAYFGFGHTSKHNEISYGKGLSAGHLLKNTISPVAGNNVHTIGVKIEKV; encoded by the coding sequence TTGAGTATTCATCGTAGAGATTTTTTGAAGGGTGTTGGGATAAGCTCTGTTGCATTAAGTATGCCTGGCACTCTTGGGGCTTTTAGTGGCAAAATTGAGGGGGAATCAGAGTTTGTGCCAAGTATTTGTGAAATGTGTAGCACACGCTGTCCTATTGAAGCAAGGGTGGATGATGGAAGTAAGGTCTTTATTCAAGGGAATCCGTATTCCATTGCTACAGGAGGTGCGGTTTGTGCGAGGGGTGGTTCTGGGGTAAGTCAGCTTTATGATCCAAATCGTCTTGTTAATCCTATTATGCGTGTAGGAGAACGAGGGGAGGGTAAATGGAAAGAAGTGAGTTGGGAGGAAGCGTATGATTATATCGCCAAAAAGCTCAACGAAATTAAAGAAAAATATGGAGCACATACGGTCGCTTTTGCTTCAAAAACTGGACCAGAACAAACTTTTTTAAATCAGTTTGCTTATGCTTATGGTAGTCCTAATATTTTTGATCATGGCAATACTTGTCCATCAGGCTATACCACGGCGTTGATGAGTGTGTATGGTAATGGTGGAGTAAGCCGAGATTTTGCAAATTGTAAGTTTATGTTGAATTTTGGACATAATGTTTATGAGGGTATGGTGATTAGCTATGCTAGAGGTGTTACACAGGCTTTAGAAAATGGTTGTAAGTTGGTTTCGCTTGATCCTAGATTTTCCGTTTTATCTTCTAAAGCAAGCGAGTGGATTCCAATTCGTCCTGGCGGGGATACAGCTTTTATGATCGCGTTTTTGCATACTTTGATTTTTGAAGAGCTTTATGATAAAAAGTTTGTAGAAAAATATACAACGGGCTTTGATAAACTTAAAGAAAGCATTAAGGGCTACACTCCTGAAAAAATGGCAAAAGAATGTGATATTCCAGCTGATAAAATTATCGCGCTTACTAGAGAGTGTGCTAGTTATGCACCTCATTGTATGGTGGATTTTGGTCATAGAGCAACTTTCACACCTGAAGAGATTGAATTTAGGCGATCTATAGCTATTGCTAATGCTTTGCTTGGTAATATGGAGGTTAAGGGTGGATTGTATTTTCCTAAGGGAGCAGCTTTATACAATAAAATTGCAGGAGAAAAGGTAGCACCCATTATTAAAGGTTCGATTCTGCCAAAAATTCCAGAACCAAATTATCCACGCATTGATTTTGTTGATGTTAAAGAAGGAGAATTTAGTAAGATTCCTAAAAATCGTGGTGTTTATAGTAAAGTTTATGAATGTATTTTAAGTGGAAATCCTTATGCACTAAAAGGTGTATTTATCACGCGTTCTAATCCTGTAATGACGGTTGCAGGAGCGGATTCTGTGGTGGAGGCTATTAAGAAGCTTGATTTGTTTGTGTGCGTGGATGTATATCTTTCTGATACAGCACAATATGCAGATATTATTTTGCCTGAATCGACTTATTTGGAAAGAGATGAGCAATTTTTGGCAAATAATGGCAAGAATCCGGGTTATCAAGTGCGACAAAAGGTTGTCAAAACCATAGGCAACACTAAGCCATCTTGGCAGATTTATTTAGAATTAGCACAAAAAATGGGCTATGGTGAGGCATTCCCTTATAAAGATATTGAAGATTTTAGAATGAAGCAAGGCTATGAGTATCCAGAAGCAATGTTTGAACTCAAGCAAAAAGGGCTTGTAAGTTATGGGATTCCATTATTAGCAAGGGATCAAGAAAGCATTAAGAAATTTGTAGAGAAATATCCTAATTCTAAACAATTTTTGGATTCTGATAGTGAATTTGCAGAATTTTTGAAATGCAATACTAAAAGTGGGAAAATTGAGCTTTTTGATGAGACATTAGAAAAAGCTTGTAATCGTGGTGGTTTGACTTATAGGAATCCAAATTTAAAAGGTGATGGCGATTTTTATTTCATACAAGGAAAGACTGCTGTGCATACTAATGGACATACCGCAAATGTCCCTTGGCTTAATACGCTAATGAATGACAATGCCGTATGGCTTAACCAAAAAGTGGCTAAAAAAATGAATCTTAAAAAAGGTGATAAGATTAGAATTACTAGCCCATATGGTTCGCAAATTGGAAGTGTATTACCCACCATTGGAATAAGAGAAGACACTATTTTTGCATATTTTGGATTTGGGCATACAAGCAAACACAATGAGATTTCTTATGGCAAGGGTTTGAGTGCTGGACATTTGTTAAAAAATACTATTTCGCCAGTAGCTGGAAATAATGTGCATACTATTGGCGTGAAAATTGAAAAAGTTTAG
- the fabG gene encoding 3-oxoacyl-ACP reductase FabG, with the protein MEFRGKNVLITGASKGIGAEIAKLLAQMGLKVWINYRSKPELADSLKSQIESNGGKAAVIGFDATKEEEFIAGIEAILSSDGELGYLVNNAGITNDKLSMRMKVEDFNGVLEANLTSSFIGCRETLKVMRKQGYGSVVNISSIIGEIGNVGQCNYAASKGGMIAMTKSFAKEGGSKAIRFNCITPGFIQSDMTEGLKEEIKQAYAANIPLGRFGSGKEVAGAVAFLLSEHSSYITGEVLKVNGGLYM; encoded by the coding sequence ATGGAATTTCGTGGAAAAAATGTTTTAATTACGGGTGCTAGTAAAGGAATTGGTGCAGAAATTGCAAAACTTTTGGCTCAAATGGGCTTAAAAGTATGGATTAATTATCGCTCCAAACCTGAACTTGCCGATTCACTTAAAAGCCAAATTGAATCAAATGGAGGAAAGGCGGCTGTAATTGGATTTGATGCCACAAAAGAAGAAGAATTTATTGCAGGCATTGAAGCTATCTTAAGCAGTGATGGCGAATTAGGCTATCTTGTCAATAATGCTGGAATCACCAATGATAAGCTCTCTATGCGTATGAAAGTAGAAGATTTTAATGGGGTTTTAGAAGCCAATCTTACTTCAAGCTTCATTGGCTGCAGAGAGACTCTAAAGGTTATGCGAAAGCAAGGTTATGGAAGCGTGGTTAATATCTCCTCAATTATCGGAGAAATTGGTAATGTTGGGCAATGCAACTATGCTGCAAGTAAAGGCGGAATGATTGCAATGACAAAGTCTTTTGCCAAAGAAGGCGGGAGCAAGGCTATTCGCTTTAACTGCATTACTCCAGGGTTTATCCAAAGCGATATGACAGAGGGACTAAAAGAAGAAATTAAACAAGCTTATGCCGCTAACATTCCGCTTGGTAGATTTGGAAGCGGTAAAGAAGTTGCTGGTGCCGTTGCTTTCTTGCTTTCTGAACATTCTAGCTACATTACAGGCGAAGTTTTAAAGGTAAATGGCGGATTATATATGTAA
- the glnA gene encoding type I glutamate--ammonia ligase — translation MQRPQIDKQAITQFFKECKENEVEFIDFRFTDIKGIWHHLSFSASAIDESSFEGIPFDGSSIPAWQPVDKSDMILIPDPVRYFIDPFTADTTMVVFCDVWDIYKNQPYEKCPRSIVKRAMQYLKETGIGDVAYYGPENEFFVFDSIKIKDSVNCQYYEIDTEEGEWNRDKEFEGVNMGHRPGTKGGYFPVAPVDSMVDIRAEMVKVLNQVGLETFVVHHEVAQGQGEIGVKFGDMLEAADNVQKLKYVVKMVAHLNGKTATFMPKPLYNDNGSGMHTHISIWKEGKNLFAGNAYEGLSEMALHFLGGVLNHARGLAAFTNASTNSYKRLIPGFEAPSILTYSAQNRSASIRIPYNSGEKAKRMEFRFPDSSSNPYLAFASLLMAGIDGIQKQSDPGKPMEVNLFELTLDEIREKGIKQLPHTLRHAVEEMLLDRAYLKEGNVFSEEFIQTYKKYKFETEIWPWEGRPHPFEFLTTYSC, via the coding sequence ATGCAACGACCACAAATCGACAAGCAAGCCATAACGCAATTTTTTAAAGAATGCAAAGAAAATGAAGTTGAATTTATTGATTTCCGTTTTACCGATATTAAGGGAATTTGGCACCATCTCTCATTTAGTGCAAGTGCAATTGATGAGAGCAGTTTTGAAGGTATTCCTTTTGATGGCAGTTCTATCCCTGCATGGCAACCTGTAGATAAATCCGATATGATTCTTATCCCTGATCCTGTGCGATATTTTATCGATCCATTTACCGCTGATACGACAATGGTAGTGTTTTGTGATGTGTGGGACATTTACAAGAATCAGCCCTATGAAAAATGTCCTAGAAGCATTGTAAAACGGGCAATGCAATATCTCAAAGAAACAGGAATCGGGGATGTCGCTTATTATGGACCAGAAAATGAATTTTTTGTTTTTGATTCTATTAAGATAAAAGATTCTGTAAATTGCCAATATTATGAGATTGATACAGAAGAGGGGGAATGGAATCGAGATAAAGAATTTGAAGGCGTTAATATGGGGCATCGCCCTGGAACCAAAGGAGGATATTTCCCAGTAGCCCCAGTGGATTCTATGGTAGATATTCGTGCTGAAATGGTAAAAGTGCTTAATCAAGTGGGCTTAGAAACTTTTGTAGTGCATCACGAAGTTGCCCAAGGACAAGGCGAAATTGGGGTTAAATTTGGCGATATGCTTGAAGCAGCTGATAATGTCCAAAAGCTTAAATATGTTGTCAAAATGGTTGCTCATCTTAATGGCAAAACAGCAACCTTTATGCCAAAACCACTCTACAATGACAATGGTAGCGGAATGCACACACACATTAGTATTTGGAAAGAAGGCAAAAACCTCTTTGCAGGAAATGCTTATGAGGGCTTGAGTGAAATGGCGCTACACTTCTTAGGTGGAGTATTAAACCACGCACGCGGATTAGCTGCTTTTACTAACGCAAGCACCAATTCCTATAAACGCTTAATACCTGGTTTTGAAGCACCATCAATTCTTACTTATTCTGCACAAAACCGCAGTGCAAGCATAAGAATCCCTTACAATAGTGGAGAAAAAGCAAAGCGAATGGAATTTAGATTCCCTGATAGCTCTAGCAATCCTTACCTTGCTTTTGCTTCCCTACTTATGGCAGGAATCGATGGAATCCAAAAACAAAGCGATCCGGGAAAACCTATGGAAGTGAATCTTTTTGAACTCACACTTGATGAAATCCGCGAAAAAGGAATCAAGCAGCTCCCACACACTTTACGCCACGCCGTTGAAGAAATGTTGCTTGATAGAGCCTATCTCAAAGAAGGCAATGTCTTTAGCGAAGAGTTTATCCAAACTTATAAAAAATATAAATTTGAAACAGAAATTTGGCCTTGGGAAGGACGCCCACATCCATTTGAATTTTTAACAACCTATAGCTGCTAA
- the nrfD gene encoding NrfD/PsrC family molybdoenzyme membrane anchor subunit, whose product MNEIWGPENPAIVWHWLIAVYLFLAGLSSGAMITALSVEWMNPQKKAPWDAFERAGVLIAPLSIILGLVLLIFDLTKPLNFYRLLITYNLSSVMSLGVLLLLFYTPLSVIYAIMRYRGALERSFVGGLIRAFSGILDWLESHSLWFGRLVFALAGGVGVYTGFLLSAVQTFPLYNSPILPILFLASGLSSGIAACICVGLLFFEKEVSQSTTKYLLTMDLRVIPIESLLIFALFVGLYFQGGEKAIAAVTALSVGTWAWVFWLGVIGFSVVIPSVIALTALKNHAYKVNFILLNAFSIMIGVFALRMYILYAGQLHLGVF is encoded by the coding sequence ATGAATGAGATTTGGGGACCGGAGAATCCGGCTATTGTGTGGCATTGGTTAATCGCAGTTTATTTGTTTTTAGCGGGGTTATCAAGTGGGGCGATGATTACAGCTTTGAGTGTTGAGTGGATGAATCCGCAAAAAAAGGCTCCTTGGGACGCATTTGAGAGGGCAGGGGTTCTTATTGCTCCTTTGAGTATCATTTTGGGCTTAGTGCTTTTGATTTTTGATTTGACTAAGCCTTTAAATTTTTATCGATTGCTCATAACTTACAACTTAAGTTCAGTTATGTCTTTGGGGGTTTTATTACTTTTGTTTTATACTCCACTCTCTGTTATTTATGCTATTATGCGATATAGAGGTGCTTTGGAGAGAAGCTTTGTGGGTGGATTAATAAGGGCGTTTAGTGGAATCTTGGATTGGCTTGAATCACATTCACTTTGGTTTGGACGCTTGGTGTTTGCTTTGGCTGGTGGAGTGGGTGTTTATACTGGATTCTTGCTTTCTGCAGTGCAGACATTTCCGCTTTATAATAGCCCAATTTTACCAATTTTATTTCTTGCAAGTGGTTTGTCAAGTGGGATTGCGGCTTGCATTTGTGTGGGATTATTATTTTTTGAAAAGGAAGTTTCACAAAGCACAACCAAATATTTACTTACAATGGATTTGCGTGTAATTCCTATTGAATCTTTATTAATTTTTGCACTTTTTGTGGGATTGTATTTCCAAGGTGGAGAGAAAGCAATAGCAGCGGTTACTGCATTAAGCGTAGGGACTTGGGCGTGGGTATTTTGGCTTGGAGTGATTGGATTTAGCGTTGTGATTCCTAGTGTGATTGCCCTAACAGCACTTAAAAATCACGCCTATAAAGTGAATTTTATTTTGCTTAATGCTTTTTCAATTATGATTGGTGTTTTTGCTTTAAGAATGTATATTTTATATGCAGGGCAATTGCATTTGGGGGTATTTTAA
- a CDS encoding beta-ketoacyl-ACP synthase II — MRRVVVTGIGMINSLGLNREDSFRAIVEGKCGIKTISSFDVSEFPVKIAAEITDFDPNSVMDAKEVKKADRFIQLGIKASREAMEDSGLVDSQNNLLVDGERFGISSASGIGGLGNIEKNSVINFERGPKRISPFFIPSALVNMLGGFISIDFSLKGPNLASVTACAAGTHGIIEAGKTIMLNEADRMLVVAAESAICGVGIGGFAAMKALCDRNDEPKLASRPFDAERSGFVMGEGAAALVLEDYESAKARGAKIYAELVGFGESGDANHITTPAPEGEGAYRAMKAALKMANTEIDYINAHGTSTKYNDYYETLALKKVFNGSVPPVSSTKGQIGHCLGAAGGLEAVISIMAMQKGILPPTINQTTKDPDCDLDYIPNTAREAKIDAIMSNSFGFGGTNGVVIFKRV, encoded by the coding sequence ATGCGAAGAGTAGTAGTTACAGGTATAGGAATGATTAATTCTTTGGGCTTAAACAGAGAGGATTCTTTTAGAGCTATTGTTGAAGGAAAATGTGGAATTAAAACAATCTCCTCTTTTGATGTATCGGAATTTCCTGTAAAGATTGCTGCAGAAATCACAGATTTTGATCCAAATAGTGTAATGGATGCAAAAGAAGTCAAAAAAGCTGATAGATTTATTCAACTTGGAATCAAAGCTTCTAGAGAGGCTATGGAAGATAGTGGCTTAGTTGATTCTCAAAATAATCTACTAGTTGATGGCGAAAGATTTGGAATTAGTTCTGCATCTGGAATTGGGGGGCTAGGCAACATTGAAAAAAACTCTGTGATTAATTTTGAACGCGGACCAAAAAGAATCTCTCCTTTCTTCATCCCTTCAGCCCTTGTAAATATGCTAGGTGGTTTTATTTCAATTGATTTTTCTCTCAAAGGTCCAAACTTGGCAAGCGTAACTGCTTGTGCAGCAGGAACACACGGAATCATAGAAGCAGGAAAAACGATTATGCTCAATGAAGCTGATAGAATGCTTGTAGTCGCTGCTGAATCTGCCATTTGTGGAGTTGGAATCGGAGGATTTGCGGCAATGAAAGCCCTATGTGATAGAAATGATGAGCCCAAACTAGCTTCACGCCCTTTTGATGCGGAAAGAAGTGGTTTTGTAATGGGAGAGGGAGCGGCTGCACTCGTGCTAGAAGACTATGAAAGTGCCAAAGCTAGAGGCGCAAAAATCTATGCAGAATTAGTTGGCTTTGGTGAAAGTGGCGATGCAAACCACATCACTACACCTGCTCCTGAAGGTGAGGGAGCCTATCGGGCTATGAAAGCAGCACTCAAAATGGCAAATACAGAAATTGATTATATCAATGCTCACGGAACTAGCACCAAATACAACGATTATTACGAAACTCTAGCACTTAAAAAAGTCTTTAACGGATCTGTTCCACCTGTTAGCTCCACAAAAGGACAAATCGGGCATTGCTTAGGTGCAGCTGGTGGATTAGAGGCAGTCATTTCAATTATGGCGATGCAAAAAGGTATCCTACCTCCAACTATTAACCAAACCACAAAAGATCCTGATTGCGATCTAGACTATATACCAAACACGGCAAGAGAAGCAAAAATAGATGCCATTATGAGCAATTCCTTTGGTTTTGGTGGAACCAATGGTGTCGTTATTTTTAAGAGAGTGTAA